One genomic region from Streptomyces sp. NBC_01431 encodes:
- a CDS encoding pyridoxamine 5'-phosphate oxidase family protein, translating to MTATQRRGRRIMMTDEEQDAFLGEQRTCRLATVSADGSPHVAPLWYVWDGTSLWLYSITRSRRWAQLGKDPRVAVVVDDGTEYGELRGVELTGSAVPVGEAPRTGEPCPELAVPERLFAAKNFGLEEMFHDGRHAWLRLTPDTVVSWDFRKLGGDFGR from the coding sequence ATGACCGCCACACAGCGCCGGGGCCGCCGGATCATGATGACCGACGAGGAGCAGGACGCCTTCCTCGGCGAGCAGCGCACCTGCCGCCTCGCCACGGTCTCGGCGGACGGCAGTCCGCACGTCGCCCCGCTCTGGTACGTCTGGGACGGCACCTCGCTCTGGCTGTACTCGATCACGCGCAGCCGCCGCTGGGCGCAGCTCGGCAAGGATCCGCGGGTGGCGGTGGTGGTGGACGACGGCACGGAGTACGGAGAGTTGCGCGGGGTGGAGCTGACCGGCAGCGCCGTCCCGGTCGGCGAGGCCCCGCGCACGGGCGAGCCCTGCCCCGAACTCGCCGTCCCCGAGCGGTTGTTCGCGGCGAAGAACTTCGGCCTGGAGGAGATGTTCCACGACGGGCGGCACGCGTGGCTGCGGCTGACGCCGGACACGGTGGTCTCCTGGGACTTCCGCAAGCTGGGGGGCGACTTCGGGCGGTAG
- a CDS encoding pyridoxamine 5'-phosphate oxidase family protein, translating into MSDTAAAAPYRATDRTAPTRYRERASYDRALVHGILDEAYVCHLGFVRDGAPVVLPTLYGRVGERLYIHGSTGSGPLRAAGQADPGLPVCLTVTHVDGLVLARSAFHHSINYRSVVVHGIAHEVTDPEEKRTALDALVDHVVPGRSYDSRPPNAKELAATAVISLDLNEVSAKLRTGGPSDDAEDLALPHWAGVVPLAPRHGALIPADDLDPSVGVPDYLTAL; encoded by the coding sequence ATGTCGGACACTGCCGCCGCGGCCCCCTACCGGGCGACCGACCGCACCGCACCCACCCGCTACCGCGAACGCGCCTCGTACGACCGCGCGCTGGTGCACGGCATCCTCGACGAGGCGTACGTCTGCCACCTGGGCTTCGTCCGCGACGGCGCGCCGGTCGTGCTGCCGACCCTCTACGGCCGCGTCGGCGAGCGGCTCTACATACACGGCTCCACCGGTTCCGGCCCGCTGCGCGCGGCGGGCCAGGCCGACCCGGGGCTCCCGGTGTGCCTGACGGTCACCCACGTCGACGGTCTGGTCCTGGCCCGGTCCGCCTTCCACCACTCGATCAACTACCGCTCGGTCGTGGTGCACGGCATCGCCCACGAGGTCACCGACCCCGAGGAGAAGCGCACCGCGCTGGACGCGCTGGTGGACCACGTGGTGCCGGGACGCTCCTACGACTCGCGACCCCCCAACGCCAAGGAGCTGGCCGCGACCGCCGTGATCAGCCTCGATCTGAACGAGGTCTCGGCGAAGCTCCGCACCGGCGGCCCGAGCGACGACGCCGAGGACCTGGCGCTTCCCCACTGGGCGGGCGTCGTGCCGCTCGCCCCGCGTCACGGCGCCCTGATCCCGGCGGACGACCTCGACCCGTCGGTAGGCGTGCCGGACTACCTGACGGCCCTGTGA
- a CDS encoding LysR family transcriptional regulator, protein MLNLERLRTLDAVARHGSVGGAADTLHVTTSAVSQQLAKLEREAGQPLLAKNGRGVRLTDAGRLLAEHAARILSQVQLAQAELEAQRGRVVGDLRIAGFATAARGLFPAALASLRAEHPRLKVRSDELEADESVQGVLLGDLDLALVLDWYNKPLPLPDGLAKRAVLDDLADVAMSAGHPLAGRETVGLEEFAEDEWITWPEGEFCSEWLMFTLRGKGVEPRIAHVAREHATQLALVEAGLGVSIAPRLGRGPVPDGVRVVPVRDAMSRHVYAVWRADADRRPSIRAAVDALAAAGERLAQR, encoded by the coding sequence ATGTTGAACCTGGAGCGCCTGCGCACCCTCGACGCGGTGGCCCGGCACGGCTCGGTCGGCGGCGCCGCCGACACGCTGCACGTGACCACCTCAGCCGTCTCCCAGCAGCTCGCCAAGCTGGAACGGGAGGCCGGTCAGCCGCTGCTCGCCAAGAACGGGCGCGGGGTGCGGCTCACCGACGCCGGCCGGCTGCTCGCCGAGCACGCCGCCCGCATCCTGTCCCAAGTGCAACTGGCCCAGGCGGAGTTGGAGGCTCAGCGTGGCAGGGTCGTCGGCGACCTCAGGATCGCGGGCTTCGCCACCGCCGCCCGCGGGCTCTTCCCCGCCGCGCTCGCCTCGCTGCGTGCCGAGCACCCGCGGCTCAAGGTCCGCTCCGACGAACTGGAGGCCGACGAATCGGTGCAGGGTGTGCTGCTCGGCGACCTCGACCTCGCGCTCGTACTCGACTGGTACAACAAGCCGCTGCCGCTGCCCGACGGGCTCGCCAAGCGGGCGGTCCTTGACGACCTCGCGGACGTCGCCATGTCCGCCGGTCATCCGCTGGCCGGTCGCGAGACGGTGGGCCTGGAGGAGTTCGCCGAGGACGAGTGGATCACCTGGCCCGAGGGCGAATTCTGCAGCGAGTGGCTGATGTTCACCCTGCGCGGCAAGGGCGTCGAGCCGCGTATCGCCCATGTGGCCCGCGAACACGCCACCCAACTCGCCCTGGTGGAAGCCGGGTTGGGCGTCAGCATCGCCCCGCGCCTGGGCCGGGGTCCGGTGCCGGACGGGGTGCGGGTGGTGCCGGTGCGCGATGCGATGAGCCGCCATGTGTACGCCGTGTGGCGCGCGGACGCCGACCGCAGGCCCTCGATCCGGGCCGCCGTCGACGCCCTGGCCGCGGCGGGCGAGCGGCTCGCCCAGCGGTAG
- a CDS encoding EamA family transporter, which translates to MHASQGRSVGLGLALASAFAFGGSGVAAKPLIEAGLDPLHVVWLRVTGAALVMLPVAWRHRRLVLRKPALLAGFGLLAVAGVQACYFASISRIPVGVALLVEYLAPALVLGWVRFVQRRPVTRAAAAGVVLAVAGLACVVEVWSGLSFDAVGLLLALGAACCQVGYFVLSDHGGQGTQAADPLGVIAYGLLIGALVLTGVARPWDMKWSVLGGSADMNGAHVPAVLLLCWIVLIATVIAYVTGVISVRRLSPQVAGVVACLEAVIATVFAWVLLGEHLSAPQILGGAVVLTGAFIAQSAAPKAASGPVASGGPAAAEGELSAGRTAA; encoded by the coding sequence ATGCACGCGTCTCAGGGGAGAAGCGTCGGCCTGGGACTCGCCCTGGCGTCGGCCTTCGCATTCGGTGGTTCAGGTGTGGCGGCCAAGCCGCTCATCGAGGCGGGGCTCGACCCGCTGCACGTGGTGTGGCTGCGGGTGACCGGGGCCGCGCTCGTCATGCTCCCGGTGGCCTGGCGCCACCGCCGCCTGGTGCTGCGCAAACCCGCGCTGCTCGCCGGGTTCGGACTGCTGGCCGTCGCGGGCGTCCAGGCCTGCTACTTCGCGTCCATCTCGCGGATACCCGTCGGCGTCGCCCTGCTCGTCGAATATCTCGCACCCGCGCTCGTCCTGGGGTGGGTGCGCTTCGTCCAGCGCAGGCCGGTGACCCGTGCCGCCGCGGCCGGAGTGGTCCTCGCCGTCGCCGGTCTCGCCTGCGTCGTGGAGGTCTGGTCCGGGCTGAGCTTCGACGCGGTCGGACTGCTGCTCGCGCTCGGCGCCGCCTGCTGCCAGGTCGGCTACTTCGTGCTGTCCGACCACGGCGGCCAGGGCACACAAGCGGCCGACCCGCTCGGCGTGATCGCGTACGGACTGCTGATCGGCGCGCTCGTCCTGACCGGGGTGGCCCGGCCCTGGGACATGAAGTGGTCGGTGCTCGGCGGCAGCGCCGACATGAACGGCGCGCACGTGCCCGCGGTGCTGCTGCTGTGCTGGATCGTGCTGATCGCGACCGTCATCGCGTACGTCACCGGGGTCATCTCCGTGCGCAGACTCTCCCCACAGGTCGCCGGAGTGGTCGCCTGTCTGGAGGCGGTGATCGCGACCGTCTTCGCCTGGGTGCTGCTCGGCGAGCACCTGTCGGCGCCGCAGATCCTGGGCGGCGCGGTGGTTCTGACCGGCGCGTTCATCGCCCAGTCGGCGGCGCCCAAGGCCGCTTCGGGGCCGGTCGCCTCGGGCGGGCCGGCGGCCGCCGAAGGGGAGTTGTCGGCCGGCCGCACCGCCGCATAG
- a CDS encoding aminotransferase class I/II-fold pyridoxal phosphate-dependent enzyme encodes MLGEYRIVGRRASEIAESVERAVGSGGLEPGQLLPPLRELATELGVNPNTVAAAYRLLRDRGVIETAGRRGSRVRARPASTARDLIRVDVPQGVRDVADGNPDPALLPPLADALAAAARRNAESPGRYMYGQDPVDEDLARLARAAFDEGGVPDGPIGVFSGSLDAIERVLTAHLRPGDAVAIEDPGWGAVLDLVPALGLRPEPMALDDEGPLPEGLERALAAGARAVVITCRAQNPTGAAVSAARARALREVLSAHPGVLLIEDDHGHGMVDLPLHLVSPVTERWAFVRSVAKAYGPDLRLAVLTGDAVTLDRVRGRQRLGPGWVSRLLQRAVVELWTSGAVDPVKVARSYRERREGLLRALRERGIEARGRSGFVVWVSVPDETGAVSRLLHAGWAVAPGARFRMASAPGVRITVSSLGRDEIGPLADAIASAVGPGPGNRYDY; translated from the coding sequence GTGCTAGGAGAATATCGGATTGTTGGGCGGCGCGCATCGGAGATTGCCGAGAGCGTGGAGCGCGCGGTGGGCTCAGGCGGGCTCGAGCCCGGTCAACTACTGCCCCCGCTCAGGGAGTTGGCCACAGAGCTCGGAGTCAATCCCAATACCGTCGCGGCCGCCTACCGGCTGCTGCGCGACCGCGGGGTGATCGAGACGGCGGGCCGGCGAGGCAGCCGGGTGCGCGCGCGGCCCGCGAGCACCGCCCGTGACCTCATCCGTGTGGACGTGCCCCAGGGCGTGCGCGACGTCGCGGACGGCAACCCGGATCCGGCGCTCCTGCCGCCGCTCGCCGACGCGCTCGCGGCCGCCGCCCGCCGCAACGCCGAATCGCCCGGCCGGTACATGTACGGGCAGGACCCCGTGGACGAGGACCTGGCCCGCCTCGCCCGTGCCGCCTTCGACGAAGGGGGCGTGCCGGACGGGCCGATCGGGGTGTTCTCGGGTTCTCTCGATGCCATCGAGCGGGTGCTCACCGCACACCTCCGGCCCGGCGACGCGGTGGCGATCGAGGATCCCGGCTGGGGCGCGGTGCTCGACCTGGTACCGGCGCTCGGACTGCGCCCCGAACCCATGGCCCTGGACGACGAGGGCCCGCTGCCCGAGGGACTGGAGCGCGCCCTGGCCGCGGGTGCCAGGGCAGTGGTCATCACCTGCCGCGCGCAGAACCCGACGGGCGCGGCCGTGAGCGCGGCCCGCGCCCGCGCCCTGCGCGAGGTCCTCAGCGCGCACCCTGGCGTGCTGCTCATCGAGGACGACCACGGGCACGGCATGGTCGATCTGCCGCTGCACCTGGTCTCCCCGGTCACCGAGCGCTGGGCCTTCGTGCGGTCGGTGGCCAAGGCGTACGGTCCGGATCTGCGGCTCGCGGTACTTACTGGTGACGCGGTCACCCTCGACCGGGTGCGCGGGCGCCAGCGCCTCGGCCCCGGCTGGGTCAGCAGACTGCTTCAGCGGGCCGTGGTCGAACTCTGGACGTCGGGTGCCGTCGATCCGGTGAAGGTGGCCCGCTCCTACCGGGAGCGCCGGGAGGGTCTGCTGCGGGCGCTGCGCGAGCGGGGGATCGAGGCCCGTGGGCGCAGCGGCTTCGTGGTCTGGGTGTCGGTGCCCGACGAGACGGGGGCGGTGTCCCGGCTGCTGCACGCCGGGTGGGCGGTGGCGCCTGGCGCCCGCTTCCGGATGGCCTCGGCGCCCGGGGTGCGCATCACGGTCTCAAGTCTGGGCCGCGACGAGATCGGGCCGCTCGCGGACGCCATCGCCTCCGCGGTCGGCCCGGGACCCGGGAACCGCTACGACTACTGA
- a CDS encoding DMT family transporter, which yields MGPSITALPVGRGLLYLAFAGVAWGTAGGAAALVFGASDLGPLALSFWRCAGGLVLLLGAMALRRRPAPVAPEPRGRRLLRIIGSGIGLMIFQSAYFAAVEATGLAVATVVTLGAGPVLIALGARLTMGERIGWAGAAAVAGALAGLAVLWIGNGGGTVRPAGVVLALVSAAGYAAITLLTRWLGRNGGAADPSATTAWAFGVAALCLLPFAGTEGLLPHTAEPVRVVVLMLYVAAIPTALAYALYFAGAAVVRAATVSVIMLLEPVSAAVIAVSVLGERITAATAVGTTLLLLAVIALAATEARDARTRRAAMAA from the coding sequence ATGGGCCCGTCCATCACCGCCCTGCCCGTCGGGCGCGGCCTGCTCTACCTCGCCTTCGCCGGGGTCGCCTGGGGCACCGCCGGCGGTGCGGCCGCCCTCGTCTTCGGCGCCAGCGACCTCGGTCCGCTCGCCCTCTCCTTCTGGCGCTGCGCGGGCGGACTCGTCCTGTTGCTCGGCGCGATGGCGCTGCGCCGCCGCCCCGCACCCGTGGCGCCCGAACCGCGCGGCCGCCGGCTGCTGCGCATCATCGGCAGCGGCATCGGCCTGATGATCTTCCAGAGCGCCTACTTCGCGGCCGTCGAGGCGACCGGCCTCGCGGTCGCGACCGTCGTGACACTGGGCGCCGGACCCGTCCTGATCGCACTCGGGGCCCGCCTCACCATGGGCGAGCGGATCGGCTGGGCGGGCGCGGCGGCCGTAGCCGGGGCACTGGCCGGGCTCGCCGTGCTGTGGATCGGCAATGGCGGCGGCACGGTCCGGCCCGCCGGGGTCGTCCTCGCGCTGGTCTCGGCCGCCGGATACGCGGCCATCACGCTGCTGACCAGGTGGCTCGGCCGCAACGGCGGCGCCGCCGATCCCTCGGCGACCACGGCCTGGGCCTTCGGCGTGGCCGCGCTCTGCCTGCTGCCGTTCGCGGGCACCGAAGGCCTGCTGCCGCACACCGCCGAACCGGTGCGGGTGGTGGTCCTGATGCTGTACGTGGCCGCCATACCGACGGCGCTGGCGTACGCCCTCTACTTCGCCGGTGCCGCGGTCGTGCGGGCCGCGACCGTCTCCGTGATCATGCTTCTGGAGCCGGTGAGCGCGGCCGTGATCGCGGTGTCGGTGCTCGGCGAACGGATCACCGCGGCGACCGCGGTGGGCACCACCCTGCTGCTCCTCGCGGTCATCGCACTTGCGGCGACCGAGGCGAGGGACGCCAGGACCCGGCGCGCGGCGATGGCCGCGTAA
- a CDS encoding DMT family transporter codes for MSTAAPSRALSAPASPTSPAARRPALDWRVRFAALSLIWGFSFLLIKVGTDGYAPFQVTFGRLLFGTVVLAVAMAVKRERLPRGARTWLHLTVAALLLNAAPFSLFAYSELTIPSTLAGICNATSPLWGMALSLVALSEDRPTRRRVAGLGLGFLGVLTVLGAWQGFHGLDVTGTAMALLASLCYPVGWIYVRRTLAGSGHSNLSLIGAQLGVATLQLALVTPLFAGFPSSFPLVPLLAVAALGAFGTGFAVLVQYGLVNEVGPTTAQMVTYFIPVIATAAGVAVLGESLSWNTPVGAAIVLAGAALTQSRPRAKSRSPRPAPAKSPAQ; via the coding sequence ATGAGCACCGCAGCCCCTTCCCGGGCCCTCTCCGCACCGGCCTCCCCCACCTCGCCCGCAGCGCGCCGTCCCGCCCTTGACTGGCGCGTCCGGTTCGCCGCGCTCTCGCTCATCTGGGGCTTCAGCTTCCTGCTCATCAAGGTCGGCACGGACGGCTACGCCCCGTTCCAGGTGACCTTCGGACGACTGCTCTTCGGCACGGTGGTGCTCGCCGTGGCCATGGCCGTCAAGCGCGAGCGACTGCCGCGCGGAGCCCGCACCTGGCTGCATCTGACGGTGGCGGCGCTGCTCCTCAACGCCGCGCCCTTCTCGCTGTTCGCGTACTCGGAACTGACGATCCCCTCGACGCTGGCCGGCATCTGCAACGCGACCTCGCCACTGTGGGGCATGGCGCTGTCGCTGGTCGCGCTCTCCGAGGACCGGCCGACCCGCCGCCGCGTCGCGGGGCTCGGCCTCGGCTTCCTCGGGGTGCTCACGGTTCTCGGTGCCTGGCAGGGCTTCCACGGTCTGGACGTCACCGGCACCGCGATGGCCCTGCTCGCCTCGCTCTGCTATCCGGTCGGCTGGATCTACGTCCGCCGCACGCTGGCGGGCAGCGGGCACTCGAACCTGTCCCTGATCGGCGCCCAGCTCGGCGTCGCCACGCTCCAACTGGCCCTGGTGACACCGCTGTTCGCCGGATTCCCGAGCTCGTTCCCCCTCGTCCCGCTGCTGGCCGTCGCGGCGCTTGGCGCCTTCGGTACCGGGTTCGCGGTGCTCGTCCAGTACGGGCTCGTCAATGAGGTGGGCCCGACGACGGCGCAGATGGTCACCTACTTCATCCCGGTGATCGCCACCGCCGCCGGGGTCGCGGTCCTCGGCGAGAGCCTCAGCTGGAACACCCCGGTCGGCGCGGCCATCGTGCTCGCGGGCGCGGCCCTGACCCAGAGCCGCCCGCGCGCGAAGTCCCGGTCCCCCAGGCCCGCCCCCGCGAAGTCCCCGGCTCAGTAG
- a CDS encoding Clp protease N-terminal domain-containing protein, whose amino-acid sequence MHSPIQGTSRQDPSAAEPDAALTAELAPVVAGARRRALRDGDRQVDTAHLLHSLMESDPEVRAAFESGPRVARVLGYLVQRSIGYGLRWQGSVEDSGAVPLLGRPGWSPGALSAIEFARRRAFALRGQQVTGRDLLAALAADPRCRAVEVLRHAGVDPAALSDRLNEPSPQR is encoded by the coding sequence GTGCACAGTCCTATCCAGGGGACCTCTCGCCAGGACCCGTCAGCCGCGGAGCCCGACGCCGCGCTCACCGCTGAGCTCGCCCCGGTGGTCGCGGGCGCTCGCAGGCGTGCCCTGCGCGACGGCGACCGCCAGGTGGACACGGCGCATCTGCTGCACTCGCTGATGGAGAGCGACCCCGAGGTCCGCGCCGCCTTCGAGAGCGGGCCGCGGGTGGCGCGCGTGCTCGGCTATCTGGTGCAGCGCAGCATCGGGTACGGGCTGCGCTGGCAGGGTTCGGTCGAGGACTCGGGTGCCGTGCCGCTGCTGGGCCGGCCCGGCTGGTCGCCGGGTGCGCTGTCCGCCATCGAGTTCGCGCGGCGCCGCGCCTTCGCGCTGCGCGGCCAACAGGTCACCGGGCGGGATCTGCTGGCCGCGCTCGCCGCCGATCCGCGGTGCCGTGCCGTCGAGGTGCTCCGGCACGCCGGGGTGGATCCGGCGGCCCTGAGCGACCGTCTGAACGAGCCGTCCCCGCAGCGCTGA